The DNA region TCGTAAAGACTTTCGCCTGCCTAGCGCCCACATCTGCCCGCAAAAAATCCGTTTCATCCCAAATTTCACCGCCTGCTGCCAATAACTTTTCACCACATTTTTTTAGAAGCAGCTCAGAGGCGATCGCCACATTGAGAACAGTAGGCGTGTAGAGAATATTTGCCTTGAGATTGGGCGGATTATTACCGTCAAAAAATTTGTTAAAGCCGTCCTTATATTCCCGCGCGATCAGCTCTTCGATTTCCGATTGATCAAATAAGTCCAAATTAATTAGGCTCTGCAATTCACTGCGAGAAATATTCCATTCCCGATTCATCCGGCCAAACGGTAAGCGCTCAATCAAAAGAACTTTGTAGCCCAACCGTGCCATCACCGCCGCATGGATAACGCCCAACGCACCACCAACATAAACCAAATCGAAACTTGGCAAACTCGCATCCGGTTCACTCGCCTGCTCAAAAATCACTTGCTTCGGTTCTTTCGGATTTTTCACCGTTTCGCGCCAACGTTTTTCCCACCAATACGCTCGCTGTAAATCAAATTCTCCCTGAGGAAATTTTTGAAAATATTGAACCGTTTTTGGATAATCAGCTTTCAATGTTTCGAAAATCGATTGCCCTTCTTTTAATGCCGGTGGTGCTGGATAACAATTTGGGAAAACTTCGCGCAAATCCCACTCTAATTTCTGACAAAGAGCTTTTGTCCCAGAAGGACGGCGATCGCCCCAAGCAAAAACCTTCAAGTAAGTCGTCCGTTGCACAGACCAAGTAAAAACTGAGAGCTCAAGCCCATCGACATTAACCACAACACCATCAGGCGTCGCAGCAGTCTTACCTATCGTTGGCTGCCATGACTGCTGTAGCCAATCACAAACTTTGTCAATGTGAGGAGTAGGGACTTCAAGGTACAACAGTTCTTCCATGGACATTACGGCAAAAAACTTCAATTATCGCTCTGAGGAATAATCATACCCGCTTTGTTTCAGCGAAAGATGGCTGGTCATCACGAGGAGAGCTGCCAAACCTGTAAAATTTCTTATAAAAACTTTACCTTGCTAAAATAAAATACGACTAGCGTTCGAATAGGAGAATTCATGTCTGATATCACCTTTGTCCAAGAAAACGGTGACGATACAATCGTTATTGCATCCCTCGGTTCCAACCTCAGAGAGAAAGCACTCCAGAATGGCGTTGATATCTATACATTTGGTGCCAAGTTAATGAACTGTGGTGGCGTTGGGCAATGTGCAACCTGCATGGTTGAAGTCGTCGAAGGTATGGAAAACCTTTCTCCTAGAACTGATTTTGAAGAGCGTCGCCTCAAAAAACGCCCTGATAATTATCGCCTTGCTTGCCAGAGCATCGTGAATGGTCGGGTCGTCGTCAAAACGAAGCCCAAACGCAAGAATAAGTAGTCTTAGGCTATTTGAGCAGTTGAATCAATTCGGGATAAGTTTATCGGAAAAACTTTTGAGTGAGATGTGTTAAGACCCAAGAACTCAAATGAGCCATAGATGATATTCTTTATGTAACTTGATTTAGCTCTGTGAGAGGCGATTTTTCAATGCAAGTAAACGATCTTGGCTTTATTGCAACGATTCTATTTGTTCTTGTGCCAACAGTCTTCTTGTTGATTCTTTATATCCAGACCAATAAGACTGCCTAAAGCAATAATTTGTTTAAAATTCTTTTATATTTTCCGTAAAGGTGAGTACATTTCGTACCCACCTTTTTTGTTGGGGTTCACACAATGCGGCGATCGCCCCAAATTCCTAGACACAAAGGAATAGCTACTCAGGAGACTCAGTGCGAGCAAGAAGAACCGGGCAAGTGGCATTCACGCGCACATAATCCGAGAGGGAAGTACCAAGAAGACGGTCTAGATCGGGTAGATTTTTCGCGACAGAAGGCCGGCGATCAGGTGAACCCAAAACCAATAAATCGGCTTTCTGCTCTTCGGCAACTGTACAGATGGTGGCACCAGGACGGCCACCAACAACGAGATTACGGTGCTTTACGCCCATTTGCTTGGCCCGTTTAATCGCACGGGCAAGGGTTGGGTTTGCATCCATATCAGCCTGAGACAACTGTAAATTGCTAGGCAAATCAGGGTTAACTCGGAGCAAAATAATTTCGCAACCTTTATAGTCCCGCATCATTTGGAGAGCAAGCTCTAAGCCATACATCGAAGCGTCGGACTTATCGATCGCCACCATCACTTTTTTGAGAGTGCGCACGAAGATATCGTCTTTTACGAGGAGCATCGGACGATTTGTGAGCTGAAAGACATACTGACTGACTGAGTTAGACAAAATCGACTGGAGACGCTTCAGACCACGTGATCCCATCAAAATCAGGTCTGCATCAATTTCTTCCGCCACTGCCCGCACAATGTCTTTTGGCTCACCCTGTCGCAAAATAGTGTTGACGTTCCTTGGATCAAGCTTGAGATCTTGGAGTGCTTGGGCAAGGAGTTTTCCGCCTTCTTCATAGCCTTTTTGTGCAGCATCAGGGGTAACTTTGCTCTTAACGACGTGCAGAATATTGATGCTGGTATCGCGAAACGCTGGCAATCTGAGGAGGTTTTTGAGCATGTCTTGGACTTGCCCTGTGCCAGAGTCTGCGAAAAGAATTTTCTTAATCATGGGACGCTATTTAATATTTCTTAAGGTCTTTTATATGCTTAGGATCCAGCATACTCCGTTCTGACGGTCGGAAATTTTAAAGGATATTACATAATGGAAACGGTCTTTTTAAGGGGTTTTATTTGCGATGGATTTAATGCGATCGCTACCGATTGGGTTGTATTTGGAGCAGCCTCGCACTTGGCTTCATCGTCTCGATCCCCGCACCAAGTTGGTTTGGTTGATGACATTTTTGATCGCGCCCATCTTGGCGAATAATCCTTGGCGTATGGGATTAGTCGGTTTGTTGATCCTAATTACGTTGACAGCCCGGATCCCTTTGCGGGTCTGGAAGCAGCAAATGGGACTGCTCTTATTTTTCTGTGTGGTGCTTTTCATCATGACGCTGATTGCACCGGATGGTCTTGTGCTCGATCATCAACCCCGCTTACCTGCCGAAGAGGTGGCGATCGCCCAACCGTATGAATATGTGATGTGGCAATTCAAGTTTATTAAGGTTACCCGCCTCAAACTAGATTTAGGCATTCGACTCAGCAGCCAAATCTTTACGCTGCTCTACAGCACCAATTTATATTTGCTGACCACAGCCTCAGAAGAAATTACAGCAGGTCTAGAATACGTCTTTGCGCCACTCAAAAAATTCAATTTGCCTATCACCGAAACGCTTTTAACGCTAACGCTCTCGCTACGATTTATTCCGTTGGTACTAGAGGAAATCCAAAATCTGATTCGCTCAGTCCGCACCCGCGCGATTAATTGGAAAAAACTGGGTTTAAAACAAGGTTTTCAGCTCTGGCTAATGGTCTCGGAAAAGCTCCTCGAAAACCTACTCATGCGCGCCGAACAAATATCAACCGCGATGGATATTCGTGGTTTTACGAGTCCTGGTCGCCACCAAGTGCAATGGCATCAACTGCGTTTCCGGCGATGGGACTGGCTACTATTGGCGAGCCTCATTCCTTTCTGGTATTGCCGGATTCTCTGGGGAATGCGCCTCCTCTAAATGAGTCTCAGAAAAAATTTTCAGCATTTATCCTACGACTCTAAATTCGCATTCAAAGCCAAAATGCTCCATCAAAAAATGATAGTGATTGATGCGGAGTTTTGTTGAAAATCCCTCCGCCTTCGGCACCTCCCTTTGAAAGGGAGGCTAGGTGTGACAAGTATTTGGGAGTGGCTATGAGTTTACGAGGAGATTCGCTGTATTTTCCGTATAATCCGGCATTAGTAGCGAGAGCGAAAATACTACGGAAAAATATGACCTCAACCGAAAGAAAATTATGGTTTGAGTATTTGCGGCAGTTTCCGCTCAAGGTTTATCGGCAACGCCCTATCGATCATTACATTGTTGATTTTTTCTGTCCCAAACTAAAACTCGTAATTGAAGTGGATGGCGAGACACATTTCATAGATGAAGCACAGGAATACGACAGAGTCAGAAGTGAGATATTGCAGGGTTATGGTTTGAAAATCCTGCGCTTCACCAACGATGAAGTACTACAAAATTTTTCAGCCGTTTGCACCAGCATCGAAGAAAATCTTCCCTTCTAAAATCACCGCAACCCATAGCCTCCCTTCCAAAGGGATGTGCCGAAGGCGGAGGGATTCTCTACCATTTCATGAACCAAGGGAACTGCTCAGAATTTTAGTTAGAATGCCAGCAACGGATGAAAGTGTGTGGTGAACGATGTCAGCGGCAGAAGCTCTAAAACTCATCGAACAGGCAGCAGCGGAAGAATGGACAGAGCTTGATTTGTCGGGGATGAACCTCGATGCATTGCCACCAGCAATCGGGAAACTCGCAAAACTCGAAACTTTAATTCTTGGGAAATGGAATGGAGAAGCTCAAGAAAATAATTTAAAGACATTACCGCCTGAAACCACCCAACTTCAAAAGCTAAAAAGACTGGAATGGCCTTGCAATAACCTTGAAGCAATTCCCGTAATAATCACAAAGTTCCCGAAGCTCAAACAGCTTAACCTCAGTTTTAATCAAATAAAAGAGATTCCCGAGTCCCTCTCCGCTTTAATCAATCTCCAACAACTCGACCTCAGCGCTAACCATCAAATAAAAGAGATTCCCGATTCCCTCTCCGCTTTAATCAATCTCCAACAACTCGACCTCAGCGCTAACCATCAAATAAAAGAGATTCCCGATTCCCTCGCCGCTTTAGTCAATCTCCAACAGCTTCAACTCGGTGGAAACCCTATAAAAGAGATTCCCTATGTCCTCACCACATTAGTCAGCCTCCAACAACTCCACCTCAACGACACCGGGATAAAAGAGATACCTGATTCCCTCGCTGCTTTAGTCAATCTCCAACAGCTCTATCTTTACAATAACCAAATAAAAGAGATTCCCGATTCCCTCGCTGCTTTAAGCAATCTCCAACGGCTTCAACTAAACTTCAACCGAATAAAAAAGATACCTGATTCCCTCGCCAAATTAGCCAGTCTCCAACAGCTTGATCTTAACATCAATCAAATAAGCGAGATTCCCGATTCCTTCGCCACTTTAAAGAATCTGCAAAAGCTTGATCTCGGCTCTAACCAAATAAAAAAGATACCTGACTCCTTCGGCAAATTAGCCAGTCTCCAACAGCTTAATCTCGGCTCTAACCAAATAAAAAAGATACCTGACTCCTTCGGCAAATTAGCCAGTCTCCAACAGCTCAATCTTAGCCACAATAAAATAGAAGAGATTCCCGATTCCTTCGCCACTTTAGTTAATCTCCAACAACTCTATCTTTACAACAATCCAATCAAAGAAGTGCCTGACTCCCTCGCCACTTTAGTTAATCTCCAACAGCTTGGTTTCAGCTCTAATCAAATAAAAGAGATTCCCGATTCCCTCGCCACTTTAGTTAATCTCCAACAGCTCGACATCAGCTCTAATCAAATAAAAGAGATTCCCGATTCCCTTGCCGCTCTAACCCATCTGCAAAATCTTGGTCTCAGCTCTACTCAAATAACAGAGATCCCTGATTTTCTCTCCACTTTAGTTAATCTCCAACAGCTCAACCTCAGCTTTAATCAAATTAAAAAAATACCCGATTCCTTCGTCAAATTAGCCAGCCTCCAAGCACTTTACCTCTGCTCTAATCAAATCACAAAAATCCCTTCTTTTTTAGAGAATTTACCTGCTCTTCAAAAACTAGATTTACGGCTTAATCCTATACCTGTTTCTCCGGAGATTCTAGGGTCAGAAGAGCTATATGAAAATCCGGGTTCCGTCAAAGATATTTTCAACTATTTACATCAACTGAAAAGTGGAAAAGTTCGTCCCCTTAACGAGGCAAAACTTATCTTGGTAGGACAAGGTAGTGTTGGCAAAACGTCTTTAATTAATCGTTTACTCCGAGATGAATTTGATAAAGACGAATCTCAAACTGATGGTCTCAATGTTCAAGATTGGGCAATTAACGTCAACAGCAAAGATATCCGCTTAAATGTTTGGGATTTTGGTGGTCAAGAAATTTACCATGCCACCCACCAGTTTTTTCTGACCAAACGTAGCCTCTATCTCCTCGTGTGTAACTGCCGCACCAGCGAAGAAGAAAACCGCCTTGAATATTGGCTCAAACTCATTCAAACCTTTGGCGATGCTTCCCCAGTAATCATTGTCGGCAACAAAAAAGACGAACAGCCCCTCGACATTAACCGTAAAGCTCTACAAGAAAAATACCCCAATATCCGCGCCATCCTCGAAACTTCCTGCCAAAGCGGCGACGGCATCAAAGAACTCAGCGAGGCAATCCATCAGGAAGTTGCCAAACTCAAGGAAGTCTATGACCTATTACCCCTGTCGTGGTTTGAAGTGAAAGAACAACTGGAAGCCATGACCGAGGATTTCATTTCCTATAACCGCTACATCGGCATTTGCCACGAAAATAAAATTCCCGAAGAACAAAACCAAGAACAACTCATTGACCTGCTCCATCGCCTTGGCTTAGTCCTTAATTTTCGCGAACATCCCCTACTCCAGCAAACCAATGTCCTCAAACCTGAATGGGCAACCGAAGGCATCTATGCATTGCTTAGCGACGATCACCTCAAAACCAAATCTAAAGGCATATTTTGTTGCGATGACCTAACCCGAATTCTCGATGCAGCCCGCTATCCCAAAGAACGCCATCAGTACCTTATCGAGCTGATGAAAGAATTTGAACTATCCTTTGCTCTCGACTGCAACCCGCCACGCTTTCTGATTCCGAGCATCCTCCCAAAAGATGAACCAGAGGCCACCGATTTAAGAGGCGAGACCCTCGAATTTCAATACCATTATCGCGTCTTGCCAAATAGCATCATTTCCCGGTTCATCGTTAATACCCACGAGAAAATCCACAATGAAACCTATTGGCGTAGTGGAGTGATGCTGGCATATAGCGAAGGCAACGAAACTTGCAATATTGCCAGAGTCAAAGCCGACCCTGAAGATAACAAAATCTTTATTGCGATTAGCGGCAAGCCCGAAACTCGCCGCACATTCTTAGGCTTAATCCGCGACGTATTCAAAAAACTCCACAAAAGCTTTGGCAACCTCGAAATCTCTGAATGGGTTCCAGTTCCCGGCCATCCAGAACATGCCCCCCTCGATTACCAAGAACTTCTCGGCCTCGAAGCAATGGGCGAAACCGAGGTTACCATCGGCAAACTACGACTCAAACTCGAACTCCGCAAACTGCTTGATGGCTACGAATCCATTCAGCAGCGACAACAAGCAAGAAACAAAACCGCTCGAATTGACAAACAATATAATTTTTATAGTGATGTCAACGCTGATTTTTATGGAGGTAGCAAAATGACAGGTGATCAACCCAATATTTCTATCAATGCCGACAACATTGGTATCGCAAGCATGAGCGGCGGCACAATTGAGAGCGGAGCAATCGTAGCCGGACAATATAACGAAGCATCCAACGACCTCGAAGATTTGCTGAAGCTCATTGCCCTGATGAAAGAAGCCGTTCAGTTTTTCCCAGAAGCCAAACAAGAAGACATAACCATTGACCTCGACGATATGGAAACCGAAGTCAAAAAGCCCAAGGACAAACGCCGCATCGCAAAAATCAGAAAATGTCTAACAGCCCTCGCTACCGCAGGAACCGTGGCGATCGCCTCTCTCGGGACAGCAAATGAAGCAGTCGAAAACCTTAATAGCTTCGTTGATAATGCCAATACCCTGGCTAATAAATTTCAAATCGAATTACCCATTGCTCCACCATCGCAACAACCTTAAAAAAGTGGGACGTGTCAGAGCTTTACTCATTACGCTTTGAAATTGCGACAAGACCTCTGGTTTGATCCACAGAAGGATCTATCGTGTTAATTGCTGCCCACAAATCCTCTACCGTCACCCACACAGGCGGATACTTATAAGTTGCAACATCCAGAATGAGCAGGCGATCGCTCTCTTCGTTGTAGGCTGCAATCGGTGAAATATGGCCCCCAGATTCTTGATTAATCGCGCGACGTAGATAGTTCACCAAAATATAGTTATTCGGTTCTTGCAGATTTTGGCGGACGAGTTCACGGAATTCCGACAAAGACAAATCGCTGCCATGATGCACCTCCACATCTACCGGATAAGTACTGAGTAGTTGGCCTAGTTGGCTGAGAGTCATCCCCTGCCAACGAATTTTGTCAGCAGGGTGAATGTTTTCCATTTCAGTATTAAAAATATTTGTCTGGGTAAAATATTTTTCCCCTAATTCCGGCGCAAACGGCGCTTCAATCCCAAGAGCATTCAGGGCGATCACCATACTTGCAATACCACAATAAGCACCATTTATTTGCGTGACAAACTGTTCACTAAGGGGCAGATAATCCTGTTGAGCAGCACTAGAAAACAATAATTCCCGGCCTTGTGTCGTATGAAAATCAATGAGGCTTTCATCTATCGGCAATGTTTCCGCACTAAAATACGACCCCGCAAAAAAACTAATAGAGGCGATCGCCGGAAGAATCAGCCATTTTGTTGTTTTCGAGATTAAGTGTTTCATCACAAACCGATCAAAATTCTAATAGCGAATATTGATTACGACCATTATTTTTGGATTGGTAGAGCGCCTCATCCGCCAAGCTCAACACCTGCTCCAAAGAACAAGCATCATTCGGGATGCCAGACACCACGCCTAAACTCAGCGTAATCAAATCTTGAACAGTAGACATCCGATGTTCCAACTTGAGCCTCGCCAGCTCATTCTGCAAATTTTCAACAATGATCATGGCCTCCGGCTTCGTCGTATTCGGAAATAGCAACACAAATTCTTCGCCGCCATAACGTGCAGCCAGATCATGTTCACGCTGCGCTGCTGCACTAATCACCTGAGCCACTTGAAATAAACAAATATCTCCCTGCAAGTGACCATAATAATCATTATATTTTTTGAAAAAGTCGATATCGATTAACGCCAAAGATAAAGGTATTTGATCCTGCACTGCACGCTTCCAAGTCTTGATCGCGTAAAGATTAAAATATCGACGATTCGCGATTTGTGTCAGTTCATCAAAATTGGCCTGGTGCGTTAAACGTTCATTCGCCGCCTTAAGCTCTTCCTCTATGTGCTTACGCTCTGTGATATCCGTTAGCAAACTCAAGACGTGGCGATCGCCCTTGCCATAGAAATCAACAAACGTATTATTCACATAGAACCATAACTCTTGACCCTCACAATCCTGGAGACCAATATCAAAACTCACAGATTTTTCATAATCAAGCTGCTCCAATTGCTCCTTCAAAACACCAGCGAACTCTTCAGAACTACATAGCTCTAAAGCATTTTGGTTTAATAGAGCCTCATTCGACATTCGCAACTTACTAGACAACTTGGAATTAACAAAAATAATTTTATATTCCGCATCTAAAATCCAAATCCCTTCCTCAGCATTCTCAACAATCTTTTGATAGCGCTCTTCACTAAAATTCAATGCAGCCAAGGTTTTCTGGCGTTCTTTAATCGATTGGATAATGAC from [Leptolyngbya] sp. PCC 7376 includes:
- a CDS encoding sensor domain-containing diguanylate cyclase → MALYNSEKTWIFKTKNISTILIAGFGLVTSFSVFILILFVRRIDKDNPFYNFAPGETIHAIDQLGRETLKLQVLLASLPEKSELGEIEKQFDLLESSIRVVQNQVRYYPLSPNSEVELSRYTSDWMLVQQYKPEILRQSIARQDLVNITKDLGEMEKIANIILFKNQRYMQQQQKASAIFKKRLVIVLVFAYILSFLLVVIFCLVIIQSIKERQKTLAALNFSEERYQKIVENAEEGIWILDAEYKIIFVNSKLSSKLRMSNEALLNQNALELCSSEEFAGVLKEQLEQLDYEKSVSFDIGLQDCEGQELWFYVNNTFVDFYGKGDRHVLSLLTDITERKHIEEELKAANERLTHQANFDELTQIANRRYFNLYAIKTWKRAVQDQIPLSLALIDIDFFKKYNDYYGHLQGDICLFQVAQVISAAAQREHDLAARYGGEEFVLLFPNTTKPEAMIIVENLQNELARLKLEHRMSTVQDLITLSLGVVSGIPNDACSLEQVLSLADEALYQSKNNGRNQYSLLEF
- a CDS encoding endonuclease domain-containing protein, which gives rise to MSLRGDSLYFPYNPALVARAKILRKNMTSTERKLWFEYLRQFPLKVYRQRPIDHYIVDFFCPKLKLVIEVDGETHFIDEAQEYDRVRSEILQGYGLKILRFTNDEVLQNFSAVCTSIEENLPF
- the psbM gene encoding photosystem II reaction center protein PsbM; this translates as MQVNDLGFIATILFVLVPTVFLLILYIQTNKTA
- a CDS encoding universal stress protein: MIKKILFADSGTGQVQDMLKNLLRLPAFRDTSINILHVVKSKVTPDAAQKGYEEGGKLLAQALQDLKLDPRNVNTILRQGEPKDIVRAVAEEIDADLILMGSRGLKRLQSILSNSVSQYVFQLTNRPMLLVKDDIFVRTLKKVMVAIDKSDASMYGLELALQMMRDYKGCEIILLRVNPDLPSNLQLSQADMDANPTLARAIKRAKQMGVKHRNLVVGGRPGATICTVAEEQKADLLVLGSPDRRPSVAKNLPDLDRLLGTSLSDYVRVNATCPVLLARTESPE
- a CDS encoding 2Fe-2S iron-sulfur cluster-binding protein — its product is MSDITFVQENGDDTIVIASLGSNLREKALQNGVDIYTFGAKLMNCGGVGQCATCMVEVVEGMENLSPRTDFEERRLKKRPDNYRLACQSIVNGRVVVKTKPKRKNK
- a CDS encoding energy-coupling factor transporter transmembrane protein EcfT, yielding MDLMRSLPIGLYLEQPRTWLHRLDPRTKLVWLMTFLIAPILANNPWRMGLVGLLILITLTARIPLRVWKQQMGLLLFFCVVLFIMTLIAPDGLVLDHQPRLPAEEVAIAQPYEYVMWQFKFIKVTRLKLDLGIRLSSQIFTLLYSTNLYLLTTASEEITAGLEYVFAPLKKFNLPITETLLTLTLSLRFIPLVLEEIQNLIRSVRTRAINWKKLGLKQGFQLWLMVSEKLLENLLMRAEQISTAMDIRGFTSPGRHQVQWHQLRFRRWDWLLLASLIPFWYCRILWGMRLL
- a CDS encoding phytochelatin synthase family protein; the encoded protein is MKHLISKTTKWLILPAIASISFFAGSYFSAETLPIDESLIDFHTTQGRELLFSSAAQQDYLPLSEQFVTQINGAYCGIASMVIALNALGIEAPFAPELGEKYFTQTNIFNTEMENIHPADKIRWQGMTLSQLGQLLSTYPVDVEVHHGSDLSLSEFRELVRQNLQEPNNYILVNYLRRAINQESGGHISPIAAYNEESDRLLILDVATYKYPPVWVTVEDLWAAINTIDPSVDQTRGLVAISKRNE
- a CDS encoding leucine-rich repeat domain-containing protein — translated: MSAAEALKLIEQAAAEEWTELDLSGMNLDALPPAIGKLAKLETLILGKWNGEAQENNLKTLPPETTQLQKLKRLEWPCNNLEAIPVIITKFPKLKQLNLSFNQIKEIPESLSALINLQQLDLSANHQIKEIPDSLSALINLQQLDLSANHQIKEIPDSLAALVNLQQLQLGGNPIKEIPYVLTTLVSLQQLHLNDTGIKEIPDSLAALVNLQQLYLYNNQIKEIPDSLAALSNLQRLQLNFNRIKKIPDSLAKLASLQQLDLNINQISEIPDSFATLKNLQKLDLGSNQIKKIPDSFGKLASLQQLNLGSNQIKKIPDSFGKLASLQQLNLSHNKIEEIPDSFATLVNLQQLYLYNNPIKEVPDSLATLVNLQQLGFSSNQIKEIPDSLATLVNLQQLDISSNQIKEIPDSLAALTHLQNLGLSSTQITEIPDFLSTLVNLQQLNLSFNQIKKIPDSFVKLASLQALYLCSNQITKIPSFLENLPALQKLDLRLNPIPVSPEILGSEELYENPGSVKDIFNYLHQLKSGKVRPLNEAKLILVGQGSVGKTSLINRLLRDEFDKDESQTDGLNVQDWAINVNSKDIRLNVWDFGGQEIYHATHQFFLTKRSLYLLVCNCRTSEEENRLEYWLKLIQTFGDASPVIIVGNKKDEQPLDINRKALQEKYPNIRAILETSCQSGDGIKELSEAIHQEVAKLKEVYDLLPLSWFEVKEQLEAMTEDFISYNRYIGICHENKIPEEQNQEQLIDLLHRLGLVLNFREHPLLQQTNVLKPEWATEGIYALLSDDHLKTKSKGIFCCDDLTRILDAARYPKERHQYLIELMKEFELSFALDCNPPRFLIPSILPKDEPEATDLRGETLEFQYHYRVLPNSIISRFIVNTHEKIHNETYWRSGVMLAYSEGNETCNIARVKADPEDNKIFIAISGKPETRRTFLGLIRDVFKKLHKSFGNLEISEWVPVPGHPEHAPLDYQELLGLEAMGETEVTIGKLRLKLELRKLLDGYESIQQRQQARNKTARIDKQYNFYSDVNADFYGGSKMTGDQPNISINADNIGIASMSGGTIESGAIVAGQYNEASNDLEDLLKLIALMKEAVQFFPEAKQEDITIDLDDMETEVKKPKDKRRIAKIRKCLTALATAGTVAIASLGTANEAVENLNSFVDNANTLANKFQIELPIAPPSQQP